The Astyanax mexicanus isolate ESR-SI-001 chromosome 18, AstMex3_surface, whole genome shotgun sequence DNA window aaataaaaattattattactaaatgAGATACAGGGTCATACATGGAAAATATCTAAACAATCTGATACTGCAGGTACTTCTTCTATAGCTGACAGCAGAATTTATTCCCaactcttacctgtgcaactGGCACTGGCTCAGACTCAGGCTCGGTGCTGTTGGTGTCCAGCCTGTAAGAGGGACCCGCCTCTGCAACCACCACCAGGACATCGATCCCTGAcctgaaatgagaaaaaacagaGGTCTTACTGTTGGTGGTGATGTGTTTAAGAGATTATTTGAGTGTTGATGGTGGGTGATAGTGCAGTGTCTTACTGGCTGAATGTCTCCGGGTGGTGGGTGGTGGTGAGGGACGTGATCCGGGCTTCCTCACACTGtccaagaacagatgagaaaagatAATTGCTTATGAGTCCAAAAGTGGGGAAATTGACAGTATTACAGTAGCAAAGGGATAGCAAGACACACAGAAGCAGAAAGCTGGATACattaagtgtatatatagtgtgaatGTGCGTGTAAGggaatactgtatgtgtgtgtcctaAAAACTTTAAATCTTCAATCGTTGAAAGatggtagagaggtagagaggataCAGAATAAACCgcaaactcttacctgtgcaactGGACCAGCAGTGTTCAGCGTGTTCAAGGGTTCTGCCTCCGCAACCACCACCAGAGCCTTACAGTCATCCCTGAAAGAGGGAATGGGAGGTGTCAGGGTggtaaatcagaatcagaataaaGGAATGGGAGGTTTCAGGGTGGTAGAGGGACAGATAAGAAGGCTGTGATACCTTTCAGGTGTTGTTGAAGGCAATGGAGACTCTGGGTGGGAGGTGGGAAGGAGTCCCTCCAGCTGACCTTCTGTGCACTGTTAAAAATCCAATTTAAGTCCAATTTAAGAAAGATTCAGTGAAAGCAGAGCTGTACATATTAGTGATGCTGCTAAAATAGAGATGTATGACAGTGATACTTGACTACACTTTAACTGTTCATTGTGCTTTTCTTACCTTCTTAATGTAGGCCCTTGGCTTCATCTCGAGGAACCCGGGCTGACACGGCTGGGGCTCCTCACAGGCGGCTGGATCTTCACCCTGCCACTGCAGACAATCTTATGTCAGCTCATCACTGCCTCAatcctctttttttattagcaATTTTCATATTGTCTATATAATATTTACCTAaaattttaaccacattttttatGAATCTCTCATTGTCCtcaaaaacatataaacatatgtaTGTATTTTCGAGAGTAATTTCCTTATCTAACCTTCCCTTTAAGTCCAAAACCAAAAGGAACCAAGAAAATACAGAACAGAAATACGTGTTAAATCATTTCACTAGCTTCTTTACAATGTATGCTGCTATCTAACCCTaatttagctaacctaggttagggCACAGTGGATACTCCAGACAAATCTCTTTAGAAATTAGCGTTGACTCTAAAAAACGAACTGAAAGGGTTACAATAAGGTATACTGGGGGTGATAGTTAATTAGTTAAGTAGTTaacgttagttagttagttagttaattagttagttagttagtcatTAGCTGCAGGTGTAACAGTTAGTGATAGAGACTCACCGGAGACACACGACGAGTCCGGAAGCAAAAGTTTCCTGACTGCGCCTGAAAAACAAAGCCCTGCTTTAAACTCCTGAACTAATCCAGCTCTGGGTTTATTTCTGAGTGTTACTGAGGGTGAATTTGGTGTAAAATGTGAGAAGTTTCAAATTTACTCACCACTATTGGAAGAGGTCTGCTCCTCCACCGGGGATCCATACCTGACCGGTATGGGGGTGAGCTCCCTCAGCGGCTACAGtcacctgaaaaacaaaaaaccaaatacaattaattaatgacaaaacagtacagataatccaattatatacaattatatacagtaattaaaagataatacagataataaaacagtaaatattaaacaGTAAACTGGTGTTGAGAAGTTGTAGACGATCCGTCGAAAGAAACGCTGCTGCCGCTGCTCACGATCTCCGAAGAGTTCGAATAAAAACAAATCAGCTGCGCTGCGCTGAATGACGCAGCGGGgggtggggaaaaaaatatttctaccatatatttattattattattattattattattattattattattattattattattattgttgttgttgttgttgttgttattgttattattattattattattattattattattgttgttattattattttataatattttattattgctaGTTTATTTCCCATTATTACAATACTAATTATTGTAATGATATAaatgatatattattatatatattatacatttataacatattttattaatgttgctAGAGTATCTCCCATCAGCAATTTATACAACTTTAGGGGTTAACGTTGTGCAATCGTTCCTTTTTCAGTTGAAAGTTCAGTAGAACCAGAGCCGATTTATGGAGAGCCTACACACTTCctaccgctagagggagcccgcgagtgagtccaaaattaaACGGAAGGggggctaaaaacacaaattagaaaTAGTAAGTTAAGTTTTTCTATAATAAACTTGATTCTAAAATAAACGGGGTTTAGGCTATACTGAGAGCTGATGGGTCcttgagctgatgctggagttacagtcagaCCACTGAgattaaaaggcttataactggagtttaaaaggtttataactggagtttaaaaggttattatattatattttattatattatatcagggttcattatatatatacattatatatatatgttggacAGGTTAAAAAgtggttattttatttattttatttatattataatatgattTTGTGTAGCATTATTGTGAATTTATTTtggacttctgtttatttgctgtGACTATTGTGGGATTTATTTTGGATCTTTGTTTATTTGCTGTGATGTGTGCTGTGTTTTGGGGGTGTTTGTCACCGATAATTTCTTTAAGACTGTCTGTCTAATTACCTGAACAGCTGAAACTGCTTCTTGCAATCCCCTTTTTTCGCCAATCAGAGCAGCGGGAGAGTGTCGGGCATGTCGGgactcttattttaaaaggtggacTCTTATCGTGTGGAGAGAGCAGCAACAGGGCAGGAAGCAGGGCTCGCGAAGGGGACGCGCGGGCGAGTCGGAAGTGCGCAGACTCAGCGtcggcggcggcagcagcggcgGAATCGGCGTGCACGCCGAGAGCGAGCTGGAGTACAGACCGCGAGGCTGGCTGGCCAAACAGACTCGAGTGTGGCACTTGCAGCAGACCCGGGAGGTTACTGAAGCAGGAGCACGCGGTGACGACGGCGGCCGTCGGGAGCGCGTTGGACTGGTGACTGAGGGTCGAGCCATACACTGTGGGCAAGCGGCTGCAGGTTCTGAGTACAGTTTTGACTGTGCTCAGAACGGTGTGAGTACCAACAgcctttttatttacagtgtatgtGATAGTTGGCTTGCTGTTATAGGGAGTTTTATTTAGTAAACTGCGTAAGTTAAGCTTTTGTTATTGTTCACCTCTGCATTATATATTAGAGGCTGATTAGTCTAAAGGAACTAGCTACTGTTAAGCCTTTCCTGTGCCCTGTTAGGGGCGTGAGTGGACCCTGTGGACTGAGAAGAGCTGCATCTGCCCGCCCTGGAAGCTGTTCATCTTAGAGACTGGGACATTTTGTTTATTTGGTgttatgtttgttttatattaattttgctccttttttgtttattggttattaattatGATCGGAGGTTTTTAACCTTAAGTTATGCAAATATTTCTAGTCTGACTCATGCATGATTTTTAGCTGGTTTATTGtctagaaataataataataataataataataataataataataataataataattaataaaaggcTTTGTTACCTATTTTTGTCGTCGTCTCCTTCGGGTAATTATACTGGTATAGACTATACACAAAAAGCTATTCTGAAGATCAGCTTTTTTTACTTCCCAATGTTATACTACTGTGATTCATTTATCTTATAAAGATTTTTAGGTTAATCATGCAGTGAAGAGGTTTTTGAAAAACCCACTCATTTTCAATATTTATAAAGtcagcttagacacggaaccccaaatatgggcatacaaGGACTATGAGAATGAGGAAGGACTGCAGTGGTCTATTTTCGAAGCTTGCAGTTGCACAGTTTGTCCGCAGGGTGGAGACAAAACTTTATCCATGACCAAAGACTGCTTATAGACCGTTTctgaggaatattcatgagcataggaagtgacgtagctgttcctagaacacttccgtttagcggtaaacagcgttcaaaacagtggacgtaactttataatttaacatgaatgcaaccTTCACCTAAtctgtggtagtgtgaggacaagtggtcaggaggttaccggagagaggtgaggcagagacgcaaaaacagtctggaaccaggtaagaatcccttttgaagtgtttattgtgacaaattaagcactcgaacccaaaaacaaaaatgaaaacaaaacgaaatttacaatatatatacaaactatttacacgctacactggtaggagttaaaggtggattggcagctaccaccacAAATGCTAATACTCAGCACAATAAACTCCcgtcggcataccagccacgctcaaccagccccccaatagtgtacccgcctgcctttaaatacctttagcccatccccggctaaaccaacaagtaattaa harbors:
- the LOC125782606 gene encoding uncharacterized protein LOC125782606 — its product is MDPRWRSRPLPIVAQSGNFCFRTRRVSPWQGEDPAACEEPQPCQPGFLEMKPRAYIKKCTEGQLEGLLPTSHPESPLPSTTPERDDCKALVVVAEAEPLNTLNTAGPVAQCEEARITSLTTTHHPETFSQSGIDVLVVVAEAGPSYRLDTNSTEPESEPVPVAQAEEDLESSMEVVVESIETAPKNKRRRLQRCLRLWRSTASTFLSCFPCGAVRKSNNKARAGALLTRWRV